The following proteins are co-located in the Roseofilum reptotaenium CS-1145 genome:
- a CDS encoding transglutaminase-like domain-containing protein, with protein MEEFLQATDVIDWQNPEVMDCATKITLDCKTVLEKAQVCFEWVRDEIYHSFDYQMNPVTCRASDVLRHKTGYCYAKSHLLAALLRANQIPAGFCYQRLSIDDQGAPYSLHGFNAIYLPETGWYRVDPRGNKEGVNAQFSPPQESLAFKIQLPEEADFQVILPDPLPVVVEALQSHRTWDSMLDNLPDLSIEMLPDSCRENRKQYQSIQ; from the coding sequence ATGGAAGAATTCTTGCAAGCGACTGACGTGATTGACTGGCAAAACCCAGAAGTTATGGACTGTGCCACAAAAATCACCTTAGACTGTAAAACTGTATTAGAAAAAGCTCAAGTTTGTTTCGAGTGGGTGCGAGATGAAATCTATCATAGTTTTGATTATCAAATGAATCCTGTGACTTGTCGTGCGTCTGATGTTCTGAGGCACAAAACAGGGTATTGCTACGCTAAGAGCCATTTACTCGCTGCGCTTCTTCGAGCTAATCAAATCCCGGCAGGCTTTTGTTATCAACGATTGAGTATTGATGATCAAGGTGCCCCCTACAGCTTACATGGTTTCAATGCGATCTACTTACCAGAAACTGGTTGGTATCGGGTAGATCCCAGAGGGAACAAAGAAGGAGTCAATGCTCAATTTTCTCCTCCCCAGGAGTCTTTAGCATTTAAGATTCAGTTGCCTGAAGAAGCAGATTTTCAGGTCATTCTCCCCGATCCACTGCCTGTTGTTGTAGAAGCTCTACAGTCACACAGAACCTGGGATTCAATGCTGGATAATCTTCCCGATCTTTCGATAGAAATGCTTCCTGATTCCTGTCGAGAGAATCGTAAGCAGTACCAATCGATTCAATAG
- a CDS encoding hybrid sensor histidine kinase/response regulator — protein MLPHRILDYKTFKQLYVLLQGKADTLGEAAICITEKILEQTESSWNYGRSQFLVLVSPALRVLLIGTPLGQSSVHELPYLQVELTFDTQPIAVFLKQLVRELSNPSLATQALKKVIRTPQVNSAYLQGELMLQILSRIEESESGFQEGFAGTFMHPARQERLFYQIIAQMQQGVELPTILSTAMEEWRSLLQVDRLLIYQFDVFPNTEESSIPFPQNWGYITYEAKGGNSITPVLHLTEEKSCFAHGCQGREKYKQGWMAVISDVEISYRDSPCLLDLLRHYHVRAKLVIPILVRKQIWGLMIAHQCHYPRRWLEWEKHTLKRLADYLAIAIDQSQTQKDISLISVDSESVSEEPEKSLSDLQSDLLKSQIQNRIKSEFLAAISHELRTPLTYIIGMSATLLRLAFSPDNDGHKLSIGKQRVYLQKIQDSGRNLLESINNLLDLSQLEAGKTVLNIRKFSLINLARNCKKSLQSLAEEKEINLVVNIDGLEGEDTFLADQYRVQQILLNLMNNALKFTPEGGEVILTIWREEDRAIFQVEDTGIGINKNAFSFLFEKFQQLETAYERQYPGMGLGLALTRQLVELHGGLIEVDSTLGVGSIFTVSLPSQPQGTVSLKSSGYTPLNPWATTIPLGRLVLIQDNEQMAWEICDLLTAAGYQAIWLLDGSTVTQQIEVLRPLAIITETQLPDMSVQELITILRNSTTTYKIKVMAIADSSEQQELSQDPLTEPDVYLNKPLQLEELLQTLSRILMPK, from the coding sequence ATGCTACCTCATCGAATTTTAGATTACAAGACCTTTAAGCAGCTTTATGTCTTGTTACAGGGTAAGGCCGATACTTTGGGAGAGGCTGCGATCTGTATCACTGAGAAGATTTTAGAGCAAACGGAGTCTTCTTGGAATTATGGGCGATCGCAGTTTTTAGTTTTAGTGTCTCCAGCATTGAGGGTGCTGTTAATTGGTACGCCCCTAGGTCAATCCTCCGTGCATGAATTGCCTTACCTTCAAGTTGAGTTGACTTTTGATACTCAACCGATTGCTGTCTTTCTTAAACAATTGGTGCGGGAACTATCCAATCCTTCGTTAGCCACTCAAGCTTTAAAGAAAGTGATTCGCACGCCTCAAGTTAATTCCGCTTATTTACAAGGGGAGTTGATGCTACAAATTTTAAGCCGCATTGAAGAGTCGGAATCCGGATTCCAAGAAGGTTTTGCCGGTACTTTTATGCATCCGGCTAGGCAAGAGAGACTTTTTTATCAAATTATTGCCCAAATGCAACAGGGGGTTGAGTTACCGACGATTTTATCTACGGCTATGGAGGAATGGCGTAGTTTATTACAAGTCGATCGACTTTTAATTTATCAATTTGATGTCTTTCCCAACACAGAGGAGAGTTCTATTCCGTTCCCCCAAAATTGGGGATACATCACCTATGAAGCCAAGGGGGGGAACTCCATCACTCCAGTTCTTCATTTAACGGAAGAAAAGTCGTGTTTTGCCCATGGATGTCAAGGAAGAGAAAAATATAAGCAAGGATGGATGGCGGTAATTTCAGATGTGGAGATTAGTTATCGAGATTCGCCTTGTTTATTAGATTTATTACGCCATTATCATGTCCGCGCTAAGTTGGTAATTCCTATTTTGGTGCGTAAACAAATTTGGGGATTAATGATTGCCCATCAGTGCCACTATCCTCGACGCTGGTTGGAATGGGAAAAACATACTCTGAAACGCTTGGCTGATTATTTGGCGATCGCGATCGATCAATCCCAAACTCAAAAAGATATCAGTCTAATTAGTGTAGACTCTGAATCCGTTAGTGAAGAGCCTGAAAAATCTTTATCCGATCTACAGTCCGATCTCTTGAAAAGTCAAATTCAAAATCGGATTAAAAGTGAGTTTTTGGCAGCTATTAGTCATGAACTGCGAACCCCCTTAACCTATATTATTGGGATGTCTGCGACGTTGTTGAGATTGGCGTTTTCCCCGGATAATGATGGACACAAATTAAGCATAGGAAAACAAAGGGTCTATTTACAAAAAATTCAGGATAGTGGCAGAAATTTATTAGAATCCATTAATAACTTACTGGATTTATCTCAATTAGAAGCTGGTAAAACAGTTCTCAACATTCGCAAGTTTTCATTGATAAACTTAGCTCGTAACTGCAAGAAGTCACTCCAAAGTTTGGCTGAAGAAAAGGAGATAAACTTGGTCGTTAACATCGATGGATTGGAGGGTGAAGATACGTTTCTTGCCGATCAGTACAGAGTTCAGCAAATTCTACTCAATTTAATGAACAATGCTCTTAAATTTACGCCAGAAGGAGGAGAGGTTATATTAACGATTTGGCGGGAAGAAGATCGAGCTATTTTCCAAGTCGAAGATACGGGGATTGGGATTAACAAAAATGCTTTTTCTTTCTTGTTTGAAAAGTTCCAGCAATTGGAAACTGCCTATGAACGTCAATATCCGGGTATGGGATTAGGATTAGCGCTCACTCGCCAATTGGTAGAACTTCATGGAGGACTGATTGAAGTCGATTCAACTTTGGGTGTTGGGTCGATATTTACGGTGAGTTTGCCCTCTCAACCCCAAGGTACAGTGAGCTTAAAGTCTTCTGGATATACGCCATTAAATCCCTGGGCAACTACTATCCCTCTAGGACGCTTGGTTTTAATTCAAGATAATGAACAGATGGCTTGGGAAATTTGTGATTTACTCACAGCAGCAGGCTATCAAGCAATTTGGTTATTAGATGGCTCAACGGTCACCCAACAAATTGAAGTGTTGCGTCCTTTGGCCATTATTACAGAAACTCAATTGCCCGATATGAGTGTTCAAGAATTAATTACGATTTTGCGAAATTCGACAACGACCTATAAAATTAAGGTGATGGCGATCGCCGATTCCTCTGAACAACAAGAGTTATCTCAAGATCCCCTTACCGAACCTGATGTGTATCTGAATAAACCCTTACAACTTGAAGAACTTCTGCAAACCCTTAGCCGAATCCTCATGCCAAAGTAA
- a CDS encoding phytoene/squalene synthase family protein, with the protein MSALKSALEILEETSRTFYIPIIRLPPNLQEAVASAYLCMRAIDEVEDHPTLDNEVKSQILRQMSWGLQSGVNNGTLAQARLNWGRYESEIPEVSLRLYEWATLAPQDISPRIWDATAAMANRMAAWAECNWNVVTERDLDCYTFSVAGAVGLMLSDLWAWYDGTQTNRTEAIAFGRGLQAVNILRNHHEDRQRGVDFFPQDWTISQMQAYARRNLELANQYTEALPAGPALEFCKIPLALAHATLDVLQAGEEKLSRTAVLTLIQQMTR; encoded by the coding sequence ATGAGCGCCCTTAAAAGTGCCTTAGAGATTTTGGAAGAAACGAGTCGGACATTTTATATTCCGATTATCCGTCTTCCTCCTAATCTACAAGAAGCAGTGGCTTCTGCCTATTTATGTATGCGTGCCATTGATGAGGTTGAGGATCATCCAACTCTGGACAATGAGGTAAAAAGCCAGATTTTGCGTCAGATGAGTTGGGGATTACAGTCTGGGGTCAATAATGGCACATTGGCACAAGCTCGCTTGAATTGGGGCAGGTATGAGTCCGAGATTCCAGAGGTGAGTTTGCGATTATATGAGTGGGCAACCTTAGCACCCCAAGATATTTCTCCCCGCATTTGGGATGCTACCGCAGCGATGGCGAACCGGATGGCTGCTTGGGCTGAGTGTAACTGGAATGTCGTGACTGAGCGGGATTTAGACTGTTATACCTTTAGTGTCGCTGGGGCTGTGGGCTTGATGCTTTCGGATCTGTGGGCATGGTATGATGGCACGCAGACGAATCGGACTGAGGCGATCGCCTTTGGACGAGGGTTACAAGCCGTGAACATTCTCCGCAATCACCACGAGGATCGCCAGCGTGGAGTAGATTTTTTTCCCCAAGATTGGACAATTTCTCAGATGCAAGCCTATGCCCGTCGTAATTTAGAGTTAGCCAATCAGTATACAGAAGCTTTGCCTGCTGGGCCAGCATTGGAGTTTTGTAAGATTCCTCTGGCTCTAGCTCATGCAACCTTAGACGTATTGCAAGCAGGAGAGGAAAAGCTCTCTCGGACTGCGGTGTTAACCTTGATTCAACAGATGACAAGGTAG
- a CDS encoding SpoIIE family protein phosphatase, translating into MKPALIYYLLLIDQDLRHNQKWLAFSLSVPSSSHPPFSHTRVIWWVKDLYCPSPMVWKFCGRLIKPLVYHLSLRTLLTVPFILQLGVVTVVITGLSFRSGKEAVDVLVKQLGRETSDRIAQVLAMELAQPHSVYQTIQGAIDTDQIDIEDFEQLQCYFQRLVKQDNGVDYLLFGRPTGEVLAVQQLANGETVVKVREGSIPERKTYRLDRMCDRQELLSIQPYDTRLKNWYKTAVEKRKPTWSDISISSYPYLNTGEYFLYAKPVTPVARPTGEILGVLGAEISLTYINELLKSLKVSPSGIAFIVDQSGAVVSSSTDELLYQFDQDKPKRVQAIHSNNALIKDTSQYLLHRFDNWQNLSSQKQLLFDRHSQNHLVHIAPLTDNHGLDWLVIVVIPISDFMGPIYTNLSHTLILCLSALLVASLIGSITAQRVINPIKKLSESAKAVAQGEWYNRVTLRRFDELRELADSFNRMADQIQLSFSDLETKNQELERIDRLKDEFLANISYELRTPLNGMIGLAESILETASVKLCEHTQFNLSLIVSSGRRLVNLVNNILDLSRLNYDELTLNCKAVELRAIAEVTLTQCYPLIGTKNIKIKNQIPSDLPLVSADEKRLEQIFYELINNAIKFTDYGCILLIATRVDDYLEITVQDSGIGISEDKIDRIFKPFEQENEQIAQMYGGLGLGLALTKRLIELHGGELHVVSTLGLGSSFIFTLPITDNVNFKESKSQEERISDLTQVSSMAQIWQPTDCQNEKHKILIVDDELTDLQFYTSYLNSGDYGIILAQSGEEALDLLAQGLIPDLMVVDVMMPRMTGYEVTRQVRLTQSPTELPIILLSTNNQVADLVMGLELGANDYLTKPVSKDGFLARVKMHLNLKSLKLENLRLATEVEITSRLQKILLPKTESLPVIEDLEIAGFMETADEVGGDYYDIFLQDQGIIVSIGDVTGHGLESGVLAIMVQTAIRCLSYSQFADIKDFFTILNRTILENIERMNSDKHLTLSLLEYNEGVLRLSGQHESLIIVRSMGEVECIDTLDLGFPIGLDRNVGTFFHQLELALNPGDVAVLYTDGITEAENLDKVHYGIDRLCTMIKSDRHQSADEIKTAIITDLKHYIGTQKIYDDITLVILKRKEIALSEG; encoded by the coding sequence TTGAAACCTGCCCTTATTTATTACTTATTACTGATTGATCAAGACCTTCGCCACAATCAAAAATGGCTGGCTTTCTCACTCTCTGTTCCCTCATCTTCCCATCCCCCATTTTCCCATACCAGGGTAATATGGTGGGTAAAGGATCTCTATTGTCCTTCCCCTATGGTCTGGAAATTCTGTGGTCGTTTAATCAAGCCGCTGGTTTATCATCTTTCCCTGCGGACGCTACTAACGGTTCCCTTCATTCTGCAATTGGGAGTAGTGACAGTCGTGATTACAGGATTATCTTTCCGCAGCGGAAAAGAAGCAGTGGATGTTTTGGTCAAGCAATTGGGACGAGAAACGAGCGATCGCATTGCCCAAGTTTTGGCAATGGAATTGGCCCAACCCCATTCTGTGTATCAAACGATTCAAGGAGCCATTGACACCGATCAAATTGATATTGAAGATTTTGAGCAACTACAATGCTATTTTCAACGGTTAGTCAAACAAGATAATGGGGTAGACTATTTACTCTTTGGTCGTCCCACTGGTGAAGTCTTAGCCGTTCAGCAACTAGCTAATGGGGAAACCGTGGTTAAAGTGCGGGAAGGGAGTATTCCAGAGCGAAAAACCTATCGCTTAGATCGGATGTGCGATCGCCAAGAACTTTTAAGCATCCAACCCTATGATACTCGGCTCAAAAATTGGTATAAAACGGCCGTCGAAAAACGAAAGCCCACTTGGAGCGATATTTCTATTTCTTCCTATCCCTATCTCAACACAGGGGAATATTTTCTCTATGCTAAACCCGTCACCCCTGTGGCACGACCTACCGGTGAAATTCTAGGCGTATTAGGGGCAGAAATTTCATTAACCTATATTAATGAATTACTCAAAAGTTTAAAAGTGAGTCCATCTGGAATCGCATTTATTGTCGATCAATCGGGAGCTGTTGTTTCCTCTTCAACGGACGAACTCCTGTATCAATTTGACCAAGATAAACCCAAAAGAGTTCAGGCAATTCACAGTAACAATGCTCTGATTAAAGACACCAGTCAGTATCTTCTCCATCGATTTGACAATTGGCAAAACCTCTCCAGTCAAAAACAGTTACTGTTTGATCGTCATTCTCAAAATCACTTAGTTCATATTGCCCCATTAACCGATAATCACGGTTTGGATTGGTTAGTGATTGTTGTGATTCCCATATCGGACTTTATGGGCCCCATTTATACCAATCTATCTCATACACTGATCCTCTGTTTAAGCGCATTATTAGTCGCTAGTTTAATCGGCAGTATCACTGCACAGCGTGTAATTAATCCGATTAAGAAACTCAGTGAATCTGCTAAAGCTGTGGCTCAAGGAGAATGGTATAACCGGGTAACTTTGCGGCGATTTGATGAGTTGCGAGAATTGGCCGATTCCTTTAATCGAATGGCCGATCAAATTCAACTGTCATTTTCTGATTTGGAGACCAAAAATCAAGAATTAGAACGGATCGATCGGCTCAAAGATGAATTTTTAGCCAATATATCCTATGAACTCAGAACTCCCTTAAATGGAATGATTGGTTTGGCCGAATCGATCTTAGAGACCGCATCTGTAAAATTATGCGAACACACTCAGTTTAATTTATCTTTGATTGTTTCTAGTGGTCGTAGACTCGTTAATTTAGTCAATAATATTTTAGATTTATCACGGCTGAACTATGATGAATTGACCCTCAACTGTAAGGCGGTTGAGTTACGAGCGATCGCCGAGGTTACTTTAACCCAATGCTATCCCTTAATTGGGACTAAAAATATTAAAATTAAGAACCAAATCCCCTCCGATCTCCCTTTGGTTAGCGCTGATGAAAAACGACTGGAGCAAATTTTTTATGAACTCATTAATAATGCAATTAAATTTACTGACTATGGATGTATACTCTTAATTGCTACTCGCGTTGACGATTATTTAGAGATTACAGTCCAAGATAGTGGTATTGGAATTTCCGAAGATAAAATCGATCGTATCTTCAAGCCTTTTGAACAAGAAAATGAACAGATCGCGCAGATGTATGGTGGTCTAGGATTAGGTTTAGCGTTAACAAAACGTTTAATTGAATTACATGGGGGAGAGTTACACGTTGTCTCTACCCTAGGATTAGGCTCAAGTTTTATTTTCACTTTACCTATTACTGACAACGTAAATTTTAAGGAGTCAAAATCTCAAGAGGAAAGAATATCCGACCTCACTCAGGTTTCCTCAATGGCACAAATCTGGCAACCCACAGATTGTCAGAATGAAAAGCACAAAATTTTGATCGTTGATGACGAACTGACCGATCTTCAATTCTATACGAGCTATCTAAATTCAGGAGATTATGGAATTATTTTAGCTCAAAGTGGCGAAGAGGCATTAGATCTTTTAGCCCAAGGATTAATCCCAGATTTAATGGTTGTCGATGTCATGATGCCTCGCATGACTGGATACGAAGTTACTCGCCAAGTTCGCCTCACTCAAAGTCCCACAGAGTTACCAATTATTTTGTTAAGTACAAACAATCAAGTGGCTGATTTAGTGATGGGCTTAGAGTTAGGAGCAAATGACTATTTGACTAAACCTGTATCTAAGGATGGATTTTTGGCACGAGTCAAAATGCATTTAAATCTGAAATCTCTAAAGTTGGAAAATTTGCGGTTAGCCACGGAAGTTGAAATTACCAGTCGCCTGCAAAAAATTCTGTTGCCTAAAACGGAATCTCTCCCTGTGATTGAAGATTTGGAGATTGCCGGTTTTATGGAAACAGCCGATGAAGTCGGAGGAGATTATTATGATATTTTCTTACAAGATCAAGGTATCATTGTCAGTATTGGGGATGTGACGGGACATGGACTCGAAAGCGGTGTTTTAGCGATTATGGTACAAACGGCAATTCGGTGTTTGAGTTATAGCCAGTTTGCCGATATAAAGGATTTTTTCACGATTTTAAATCGGACTATTTTAGAGAATATTGAGCGCATGAATTCTGATAAACACTTAACGTTGTCCCTTCTAGAATACAATGAGGGCGTTTTAAGGTTGAGTGGACAACATGAATCGTTAATTATAGTACGCTCAATGGGTGAAGTAGAATGTATTGACACTCTGGATTTAGGCTTTCCTATTGGGTTAGATCGGAATGTGGGGACGTTCTTTCATCAACTGGAATTAGCTCTAAATCCTGGAGATGTGGCGGTTTTGTATACGGATGGAATTACGGAAGCGGAAAATCTCGATAAGGTACATTATGGAATCGATCGCCTCTGTACTATGATTAAGAGCGATCGCCATCAGAGCGCCGATGAGATTAAAACCGCTATTATCACTGACCTCAAGCACTACATTGGTACGCAAAAGATTTATGATGATATCACTCTCGTCATCCTCAAACGCAAAGAGATAGCGCTCTCAGAAGGGTAA
- a CDS encoding RidA family protein has product MNEIEAAVGLPKTSNYRYAKQIGNQLYVAGQVPHDTNAQLVGKDDPSAQATQCLHNLHTLLGAYNFTQADIQQLVVYVVGEQANLLAAWGAIATWFANQVPPATLLGVCRLGYPDQLVEIDATIIRDTQV; this is encoded by the coding sequence ATGAACGAAATCGAGGCAGCAGTGGGACTGCCAAAAACATCAAACTACCGTTATGCCAAACAGATCGGGAATCAACTGTATGTGGCAGGTCAAGTTCCCCATGATACAAATGCTCAATTGGTTGGTAAGGACGATCCTTCTGCACAAGCGACACAATGCTTGCATAATCTTCACACTCTACTGGGTGCTTACAATTTTACTCAAGCCGATATTCAGCAGCTCGTCGTATATGTTGTAGGCGAGCAGGCTAATCTTCTCGCGGCATGGGGTGCGATCGCAACATGGTTTGCCAATCAAGTCCCTCCAGCTACCCTACTGGGGGTTTGCCGGTTGGGTTATCCAGACCAACTGGTTGAAATTGATGCAACCATCATACGAGATACTCAAGTTTGA
- a CDS encoding N-acetylmannosamine-6-phosphate 2-epimerase, producing MQPLNRLPLHGLIVSCQAPVSSPLHDPSAIAAMAKAALNQGATAVRIDTPAHIQAVREQTDAPIIGLWKRQFPDSEVYITPQFSQAVELAQAGADWIAIDATNRPRPGNETLHTLIAQIHQQLNKPVFADVDTLESANVAFDAGADLLATTLYGYTSETRHLTPPGYDLLEQLVQNFSCPMVCEGGISSPEMAQKALDLGAIAVVVGTDITGIDQKVKSYQQILSTAKSVRYAE from the coding sequence ATGCAGCCACTCAATAGATTACCCCTACACGGATTAATTGTCTCTTGCCAAGCGCCAGTCTCCTCACCTCTCCATGACCCTTCGGCGATCGCCGCTATGGCTAAAGCTGCTCTCAATCAAGGAGCCACCGCAGTTCGTATTGATACCCCTGCTCATATCCAAGCAGTCCGAGAACAGACAGATGCGCCTATTATTGGGCTGTGGAAGCGCCAATTCCCCGATTCTGAGGTGTATATTACACCCCAGTTTTCCCAAGCCGTAGAACTGGCGCAAGCGGGTGCAGATTGGATTGCGATAGATGCGACCAACCGACCTCGCCCAGGAAACGAAACGCTACACACCCTGATCGCTCAAATTCATCAGCAGTTAAATAAACCCGTGTTCGCAGATGTCGATACACTCGAGTCGGCAAACGTTGCTTTTGATGCCGGAGCCGATCTTCTGGCAACGACTCTCTACGGATATACCTCCGAAACCCGTCACCTCACCCCCCCAGGTTACGATCTCTTAGAGCAACTGGTGCAAAACTTCAGTTGTCCCATGGTTTGTGAAGGGGGCATTAGTTCCCCAGAAATGGCACAGAAAGCGCTAGATTTAGGGGCGATCGCCGTCGTCGTCGGGACAGATATTACAGGAATTGACCAGAAGGTTAAATCTTATCAACAAATTTTGTCTACAGCTAAATCCGTGAGATATGCTGAATAA
- a CDS encoding DUF4336 domain-containing protein, whose product MLKEVDTDIWVAQQPLRYLGLSVGTKMTVIRLPNRELVVISPIQTSETLINQLGKLGVVKHIIAPNLYHYLFAAYFKSRYPQATFWAAPGLSLKKPELPIDRTIQGDRGELFAGLEFVFFNGFRIFGLNGVDELNECVFFHASSRTLILTDTAFHFDESFPFLTQFAARILGGYKQLSPSLLERIATTKLEPVRASVKQVLKWDFERVVMAHGSILERDGKEKFKEGYEQFLRGL is encoded by the coding sequence ATGCTCAAAGAAGTTGACACAGATATTTGGGTTGCCCAACAACCGCTCCGATATCTTGGACTCAGTGTCGGAACAAAAATGACAGTGATTCGATTACCCAATCGAGAATTAGTCGTGATTTCTCCAATTCAAACGAGTGAGACACTCATCAATCAGCTTGGCAAACTTGGAGTTGTTAAACACATCATTGCTCCCAACCTGTATCACTATTTATTTGCCGCTTATTTCAAATCGCGTTATCCTCAAGCGACCTTTTGGGCTGCACCTGGTTTAAGCCTGAAAAAACCAGAATTGCCGATTGATCGCACTATTCAGGGAGATAGGGGTGAGTTATTCGCTGGGTTAGAGTTCGTCTTTTTCAATGGCTTTAGGATTTTCGGCTTAAACGGAGTTGATGAACTCAATGAATGTGTCTTTTTTCATGCATCCAGCCGCACTTTAATTTTGACAGATACAGCATTTCACTTTGACGAAAGCTTTCCATTCCTCACACAATTTGCAGCTAGAATCCTTGGTGGATATAAACAATTGAGTCCATCTTTACTAGAGCGCATTGCCACCACCAAATTAGAACCAGTTAGAGCATCGGTTAAACAAGTTCTAAAATGGGACTTTGAGCGAGTTGTTATGGCTCATGGCAGTATTCTTGAGCGAGATGGCAAAGAAAAGTTTAAGGAAGGTTATGAGCAATTTTTAAGGGGGTTATAA
- a CDS encoding HAD family hydrolase, whose translation MLSVCEAVFFSSDWGIVKPSPLPFLKVLEQMQVNPQNAVMIGDSIRRDLGGATAAGMDCILVGGGKHPSALGAADNLIELVKSGVLLVNGS comes from the coding sequence ATTCTTTCGGTTTGTGAAGCGGTGTTCTTTTCTTCAGACTGGGGAATAGTCAAACCCTCTCCACTACCCTTTTTAAAAGTTTTGGAACAAATGCAGGTCAATCCACAAAATGCAGTCATGATTGGTGACTCAATCAGGCGAGATTTAGGGGGAGCAACGGCAGCAGGAATGGATTGTATTCTGGTAGGAGGTGGAAAACATCCATCTGCACTGGGGGCAGCCGATAATTTAATCGAGTTAGTCAAGTCGGGAGTGCTGCTAGTAAATGGCTCTTAG
- a CDS encoding TerD family protein, producing the protein MAISLAKGQKVSLEKASPGIEAAFIGLGWDIKATDTGVDFDLDASVFLLGENEKLVSDKHLIFYNNKKSLDGAVEYMGDNRTGAGEGDDEVIIIDLRKIAPEVMKLVFTVTIYEAEQRKQNFGQVSNAYVRLVNVKTKEEAIRYDLDEDYSIETAMIITELYRKDGEWRMNAVGAGYGGGLQALLDRYS; encoded by the coding sequence ATGGCCATTTCTCTAGCGAAAGGACAAAAGGTTTCTCTGGAAAAAGCATCCCCAGGGATTGAAGCGGCTTTTATTGGCTTAGGATGGGATATTAAAGCCACCGATACGGGTGTGGATTTTGACCTTGATGCCTCAGTTTTTCTCTTAGGGGAAAATGAAAAGTTGGTTTCCGACAAACATCTGATCTTTTACAATAACAAAAAAAGTTTAGATGGGGCAGTAGAATATATGGGGGATAACCGCACAGGTGCGGGTGAAGGAGATGATGAAGTCATTATTATTGACTTGCGAAAAATTGCCCCAGAGGTCATGAAATTGGTCTTTACCGTGACCATTTATGAAGCAGAACAACGCAAACAAAATTTTGGCCAGGTGAGTAATGCTTATGTTCGCTTGGTCAATGTGAAGACGAAGGAAGAGGCGATACGCTATGACTTAGATGAAGATTATTCCATTGAAACGGCGATGATTATCACCGAGTTATATCGCAAAGATGGAGAGTGGCGGATGAATGCCGTAGGTGCGGGCTATGGAGGTGGATTACAAGCTCTTTTAGACCGCTATAGTTAA